The Blastocatellia bacterium region CGGGTCGGGTCCCAAACGTTCCGGCTCGTTGACCGCATCGCCGCCGTCGTCAACGGCGATGTGATCAGTGAAAGCGACATCCGGTGGTATCTCGCGCTCGACCCGGAACTGGCTGATCATCCGGGGCCTCCCGACAGGGACGTCCGAGCCCTTCAACAGCTCATAGATCAGCGGCTGCTCGACCAGGAAGCCGAAAAGCTTCCCGCCATCGAAATCTCCGACGCCGACGTGCAAGACTATTTGAGGCAACTGATCGCCCGTTTCCCGTCCGAATCGGTCTTCCGCCGACGGATCGAGGAGGCGGGACTGGATTCCGAAACCCTGCGCGAGATCGCCCGGCACCGGCTGGAAATTCTTCGGTTCATTGACTTCCGCTTCCGATCGTTCGTCTTCGTCAGCGATCAGGAAATCCAATCGGCGTACCAGCAAAAGGTCGTTGCCGTCGCTCGCGCCCGCGGACAGGAGCCTCCCGCTCTTGAGCAGGTTCGGACCTTGCTGGAGAAGATCATCTCCGATGAAAAAGTGACATCGGAATTGATCGCCTGGCTCGACGAAGCCCGGCGCACGGCTGAAATCATCGTTCACGAACCGTATCGTTCGATGCTGACGAAGCGAGAGTAATCCATGTTGGCCAGGGCTTCCGGGAAAAAGCGCATCGTTTCACGCAGGCTTTCCCCCGCGGTCGGCGGTGGTGGGCCCACCAGGACTCGAACCTGGAACCCACAGATTATGAGTCTGTCGCTCTCACCGGTTGAGCTATGGGCCCACCGTGTGCGTAATGAACTATAGCCAACAGGCGGCACGACCGGCAAGGCGTGCGGACCGTGAGGAGAGTCCTTTGTCGCTTTGAATGGTGTTGAGCCACGACTCAACGAGGGCATACGACGTGGCTGTCCTGGAGCCGATATCCACTGCCGAGCGGTTGACGATCGGCGGGCTTTCCGCCTAATTTCTGGCTTATGTACATCCTCGGTTTAACGACGATGGGCGAAGCGGCGGCGGTCCTGCTGCGGGATGGAGAGATCATCGCGGCAGCGGAGGAAGAGCGTTTCTCCCGCATTAAGCACCATGTGGGATTCCCCTACAACGCGCTTCAGTATGTTTTAGCCGAAGCCGGCATCACGATGCGCGATGTTGCCCATGTGGGACTCTACTGGCGCCCCTGGGTCCTGGGACATCGAATTAAAACGACGCTGGCCGCCCTAACGCGCTCGCCCGATCACTTCATCACCCGGGTCGTGCGAGGGCGCGAGCAGGTTTCGGGAAGTTATTTTCCCATGATGCGACTGCCGCGATTTCTGCGCGAGCACTACGGGGGTGGGGATTTCGCCTTTCACTACATTGAGCATCACCTGAGCCATGCTGCCAGCACATTCTTTTGTTCGCCGTTTGATTCGGCAGCCATCTTCACTTTTGATGGGACGGGTGAAGCGACGACGACACTGCTGGCCCGGGGAGAGGGACATCGCCTCGTCAAGCTCAAAGAGATCAAGCTGCCGCATTCGCTCGGGCAATTTTACTCGGCCATCACCAACTACCTCGGCTTCGACATGTTCGAGGGGGACGAGTACAAAGTCATGGGGGCAGCCGCCTACGGCGAGCCGGAATTCTACGATTACTTTCGGCGGAAGATCCTTCGGCTGACGGGACCGGCGGAGTTCGAACTGAACATCAGCCTGCTCGACCATCACCTGGCCAAAAAGTACCAGTTCTCTTCCGAGCTGCAACGGGTCATCGGTCCCCCACGAAGAAAAGATGAGGAATTCACAGCGCGTCATTTTGCCATCGCGGCCAGCGCGCAAAAGGTGTTCGAGGACACGGTCCTTCACCTCCTCGCCTGGCTGCGGGAGAAGACGCGGGAGCGATACCTCTGTCTGGCCGGCGGCTGTGCTCTCAATGCCGTGCTCAACGGACGGATCGAACGCGAAGCCGGATTCGATGCGGTCTACATCCAACCGGCGGCACATGATGCGGGCGCAGCCCTCGGTGCTGCGCTCTACATTTATCACTGTCTTTTGGGGCGGACCGATCGCCGTGTAATGGAGCATGCCTACTGGGGACCGCAATTTGATCGAGCCGCCATGCTGGCCGCTCTTGAAAATCAGCCGCTCGTCTGGCGAGAACTGCCCGAGGACCAGCTCATCGCCGAGACGGCTCGGCTTCTCGCCGAAGGGAAGCTCGTGGCCTGGTTCCAGGGACGAATGGAATGGGGACCGCGAGCACTCGGTAACCGATCCATTCTCGCCGATCCACGACGGGCCGAGATCAAGGACATCATCAATCACAAGGTGAAACTCCGGGAACCATTCCGCCCGTTCGCTCCCTCAGTTTTGGAAGAACGAGCCGCTGAGGTCTTCGGACGACCGCTTCAGGCTCCGTTCATGATCACCGTTCATGAAGTGGTTCCCGCCATGCGCGAAAAGATTCCTGCCGTCATCCATGTGGATGGAACAGCACGCCCTCAAACCGTCAGTCGGCGAACGAATGACCGCTACTGGCGCTTGATCGCCGAGTTCGACCGATTGACGGGTGTGCCGGTGCTCCTTAACACGTCCTTCAACATCCAGGAACCCATCGTGTGCACGCCGGAAGATGCAGTGGATTGTTTCCTTCGGTCGGAGATGGATTATCTTGTCCTCGACCGTTTTCTCGTCACCCGGCGGTAGCGCAAGACTTGCGGCGTCCATTATCGGTCGGTGAACGCGCTCAGTCGAGCGCAGATCTCATCAATGGCACGGACGGCGTCGGCTGCCTCTCCGGTATGATCGTTGACCATGATGCTGAAGACAAGCTCCCGGCCGGAAATGGTCGTGAGGTAGCCCGAGAGCGTGTAGGTATAGGCCAATGTTCCCGTCTTGGCGCGAACGCGTCCGGCGGCCGGCGTCTCCCTCATGCGTCGTTCGAGCGTGCCGTCTTCTCCGGCGACCGGCAACGACGCCAGAAAGATGTCCCCCTGGGGATGCGCGCGAATGCCTCGAAGCAAATCAACCGTTGTCGTTGGACTGATCAGGTTCTGACGCGACAATCCCGAACCGTCACGGAACCGAATCCCCTGCATTCGAGCGCCAAGGGACTGCAAAAACTCGCTCACCACCTCCAGGCCCCTCGTGTCGGAGCCTTCTTTTTTGACCACAGCACCGAGCGTCCGCAGAAGGAGTTCGGCGTGAAGGTTCTGGCTGATTTTATTGAGAATGCGAATCTCTTCCCTCAAGGGAATGGACTCTACAAAGGCCAGTTCAACAAGGCTGCTCACGGGGAGTGGATGCTCGCGACGGTATCTCCAGTCGGCTGAGGTCGCCCGTCCGTGAACTCGGATCCCACGCCGAAGGAGTTCCTGGCGGAACTGATGGGCAGCGTAACGAGCCGGATCGGAAATCGCCAGGGATGCCCGGTAACCGAGACTCGTCAGGGGGATCGTCCCCCATACCTCGACGGTGTTTCCTCCGAGAGGGCGATCAACGATAATGCGTTGAGCGGCTCCCGATTCCACCGTGACGACGTGGTTCAGAATGGTGACATAGGACGTCTCCGGTCTCGTATAAAGGCGGGCCGGTTCACCGATCTGAGAGCCAGGTTGAATGATGATCTCCACGGCGTTGTCATCAAGCGTGAGAGCGCTCACTTCCGTCCCATAGTACCATTGCAAATCATCCCATTCCCACGCGACCCCCAGGCGGGGACCGACGAAATAGCTCTCGTCGCCGACGATGTCGCCGAAGACGTCTCGCACGCCCGCATCATAGAGCTGATCGGCCAACCGGCTGAGCGGCGTCAACACCCCATGGGCCACCGTTCGCGTCGAAAGGTTCGGATCGCCTCGTCCGTAAAGAATAAGATCGCCTTCGAGGTGGCCGCGCTCGTCGGGTTTTGCCGTGGCATAGACCGAGGTGCGAAAGCGAAAGTCCGGGCCGAGGTGAACCAGTGCTGCTGCCGTCGTGTAAAGCTTCATGTTAGAGGCCGGGGTGAAAAGCTGCGTGGGATTGTGCGAGAAGATGACCTGGCGCCCATCGAGCGATTCCACCAGTATTCCCCATCGAGTAGTGGCAAACGATGGACGTTCGATGATGGCGCGAAGGTCGCGCTGAAGTTCCCTCAGAGCGCGCGTGATGCGCGACCTCTTCTGAATCTTCGGCTGTGCCGGGACCGGTGCCGGAACGACCACAACGAGCATTAACACAAGTCCGAAACTCACCAGCCACCGGATGCCTCTCTCCAGGGGAGAGTTCACCTTCACCCTCTTTGGGGAATCGGCCCGTGGGTAATTTCTCTGGAGACCGTTCATAATCCCCCCCGTTTTCTTAATGAACTCTGCTCGAGTGTCGTGCCCGATGATCTGTTCTGCCTGCATCGCGTGCGCTGTTCGCTTTTTTCGCAGCATCGGCGGAATCTTAGCAGGAGGCCGAAAATCCAACAAGAAAAAACCTTCGTTACGGTGACTGGTGTGCGGAATCCGTCGCCCGGACACCATGTCTTTCTCGTAGCGCGTCCTTCCCGGGGTGCGAAAGAAGAACGCGCGGGCTCGAAAGCCCGCGCCACAGGTAGAGCAGCCTTTCCAGGCTGCGAATCTCCCTTTGGTTTTGTTGACATCGCTTGGGGAATCAAGATAATGTTGCGCGGCAAACAGGAGAATATATCGTGCAAAGGAGTTCAGAAATCGCAAGGAGGCCCAGATGAAAATTCTCACATCCTATTGGCGTCGCGCACGAGCGACCGTAGTCGTGACTCTCGTTCTGCCCGGATTCATCTTTCCCGTGGGAACCGTTGCTCAGAATAACCAGCAGCTTTTATCACAAAGGGTGAGCGGTCTCACGATTCTCACGAATACGACGCAAGATTTCGTGTTGCCGAGTGGCTGTGTCTTGTCAGGAACCATCACGGACTCGGAGGAGGCTCCGGTCTTTGCCGGTAGCGTCACGGCGACGGCAGGAGATCAAAGCTACAC contains the following coding sequences:
- the dacB gene encoding D-alanyl-D-alanine carboxypeptidase/D-alanyl-D-alanine-endopeptidase, with protein sequence MNGLQRNYPRADSPKRVKVNSPLERGIRWLVSFGLVLMLVVVVPAPVPAQPKIQKRSRITRALRELQRDLRAIIERPSFATTRWGILVESLDGRQVIFSHNPTQLFTPASNMKLYTTAAALVHLGPDFRFRTSVYATAKPDERGHLEGDLILYGRGDPNLSTRTVAHGVLTPLSRLADQLYDAGVRDVFGDIVGDESYFVGPRLGVAWEWDDLQWYYGTEVSALTLDDNAVEIIIQPGSQIGEPARLYTRPETSYVTILNHVVTVESGAAQRIIVDRPLGGNTVEVWGTIPLTSLGYRASLAISDPARYAAHQFRQELLRRGIRVHGRATSADWRYRREHPLPVSSLVELAFVESIPLREEIRILNKISQNLHAELLLRTLGAVVKKEGSDTRGLEVVSEFLQSLGARMQGIRFRDGSGLSRQNLISPTTTVDLLRGIRAHPQGDIFLASLPVAGEDGTLERRMRETPAAGRVRAKTGTLAYTYTLSGYLTTISGRELVFSIMVNDHTGEAADAVRAIDEICARLSAFTDR
- a CDS encoding carbamoyltransferase C-terminal domain-containing protein, which codes for MYILGLTTMGEAAAVLLRDGEIIAAAEEERFSRIKHHVGFPYNALQYVLAEAGITMRDVAHVGLYWRPWVLGHRIKTTLAALTRSPDHFITRVVRGREQVSGSYFPMMRLPRFLREHYGGGDFAFHYIEHHLSHAASTFFCSPFDSAAIFTFDGTGEATTTLLARGEGHRLVKLKEIKLPHSLGQFYSAITNYLGFDMFEGDEYKVMGAAAYGEPEFYDYFRRKILRLTGPAEFELNISLLDHHLAKKYQFSSELQRVIGPPRRKDEEFTARHFAIAASAQKVFEDTVLHLLAWLREKTRERYLCLAGGCALNAVLNGRIEREAGFDAVYIQPAAHDAGAALGAALYIYHCLLGRTDRRVMEHAYWGPQFDRAAMLAALENQPLVWRELPEDQLIAETARLLAEGKLVAWFQGRMEWGPRALGNRSILADPRRAEIKDIINHKVKLREPFRPFAPSVLEERAAEVFGRPLQAPFMITVHEVVPAMREKIPAVIHVDGTARPQTVSRRTNDRYWRLIAEFDRLTGVPVLLNTSFNIQEPIVCTPEDAVDCFLRSEMDYLVLDRFLVTRR